CGAGGATCAAGTCTTGGAAGGTACGCACGGCTGGCGTAGGCTGGCTCACGAAATTCACCTGTTTCTTGGGCTGCGATTTAAAGAGCGGGAGTATACCCGATTCATTGCTGCGCACGCCCCCTGGAGCCTTATGCCACGCTGCTTTTGGTGTTCCGAAGATCCGCTGTACATGGCTTATCACGACCAGGAGTGGGGCACGCCGCTACGCGATGCGCAGGGATTGTTCGAGTTGCTTTTGCTCGAAGGGTTCCAGGCCGGCCTCTCCTGGATCACCGTGTTGCGTAAACGTGAGCGATACCGCGAGGTGCTGTTCGGCTTTGACGTACAGCGCGTGGCGCAGATGAGCGACGCTGAAATCGATGAATTGATGCTCGATCCCGGCATTATTCGCAATCGCCTCAAACTCAATGCGGCCAGGCGCAATGCCCAGGCCTGGCTGGCGCTGGAGGACCCGGTGGCGTTTCTCTGGTCCTTCGTGGGTGGCCAACCGGTGATCAATCATTTCAAGGATCGCACCGAAGTGCCGGCGGTCACGCCGGTCGCTGTGGAGATGAGCAAAGGCCTGAAAAAAGCCGGCTTTACCTTCGTCGGCCCGACCATTTGCTACGCGTTGATGCAGGCCTCGGGCATGGTCATGGACCACACCCGGGATTGCGATCGCTACGCGACCTTGTCGATCGGCGGTTAGAATAGCCGCCTCGCGCACAGCACAAGATCAGGAGTGACCTGTGGATAAGTTGAAAGGCGCCTTGCTGGTAGGCGCTCTGCGGCTGTTTGCCTTGCTTCCTTGGCGAGCAGTGCAGGCAGTTGGCTCGGCCATCGGCTGGGTGATGTGGAAAACCCCTAACCGTTCCCGCGACGTGGTGCGGATCAATCTGGCCAAGTGCTTTCCCGAGATGGACCCTGCCGAGCGCGAGCGTCTGGTCGGTCAGAGCCTGAAAGACATCGGCAAGTCGCTGACCGAAAGTGCGTGCGCGTGGATCTGGCCGGCGCAGCGCTCCATTGACCTGGTGCGGGAAGTCGAAGGGCTCGACGTCTTGAAAGACGCCCTCGCCTCTGGCAAAGGTGTCGTGGGCATCACCAGCCACTTGGGCAACTGGGAAGTGTTGAACCACTTCTATTGCAGTCAGTGCAAACCGATCATTTTTTATCGTCCGCCGAAGTTGAAGGCGGTGGATGAATTGCTGCGCAAGCAGCGGGTGCAACTGGGTAACAAGGTTGCAGCTTCCACCAAGGAAGGCATTCTCAGTGTCATCAAGGAAGTGCGCAAAGGTGGTGCAGTGGGCATCCCCGCTGACCCTGAACCGTCCGAATCCGCCGGGATCTTCGTGCCGTTCTTCGCCACCCAGGCCCTGACCAGCAAGTTTGTACCGAACATGCTCGCTGGCGGCAAAGCCGTCGGCGTATTCCTGCACGCCCTGCGCCTGCCGGACGGCTCAGGCTACAAAGTGATCCTCGAAGCCGCGCCAGAGGCCATGTACAGCACTGATACCGAAACGTCCTGCGCGGCCATGAGCAAGGTGGTCGAACGCTACGTGCGGGCTTATCCGAGCCAGTACATGTGGAGCATGAAACGCTTCAAGAAGCGTCCACCGGGTGAAGAACGCTGGTACTGAGTGGATTGGCACGATCTGTGGATAACCTCGCAATCAGGGTTATCCACAACTGTTCAGAAAAGGGCGCAGAAGATGTCCGAACACAGAAAATCATTTCGTATCAAAATCAGCCATGAAAGCTTTGGCGAATGCCTGGGCCAAACCCGCAACCTCTCGACCACGGGCGTCTACGTCAAGCATCCGGGTTTGTCTGCGTTGCCTAAAGGCGCCGTGGTGTATGGTCAGGTGCAGGATTTACCCACAGGGGCGCCGCGGGTGCGCATGGAAGTGGTGTTGGTGGACGCCGACGGTATTGGCCTGCGCTATCTCTAATCAGGGCGCCTGACGCTCCAGCTTCTTCAGAAACACCGTCATCTCCTTTTCCGCCTGCTTGTCGCCGTGAGCACGAGCAGCTTCCAGACCCTGCTCCCACGCCTGGCGTGCGGCCGGATATTCGGCCAACGCCAAATGCGCCTTGCCCAACAGTTTCCACGCCGCTGAATACTTCGGATCGAACTCGACGCAACGCTGAAAATGTTCGGCGGCCTTGGTGTTTTCCCCAAGATCCAGGTAGCCCTTGCCCAGGCCGAAGCGCAGCAATGAGTTATCCATACCCTTGGCGAGCATTTTTTCCAGGGATTCAATCATGGGGGACACCTTGGGTTATTGGGTGACGTTCGAAACCACCTTCGGATCAGAAGAAGCTAAGCCCCACATGGAACAACTTCTCCACATCGCGAATATGCTTCTTATCCACAAGGAACAGAATCACATGGTCACCCGCCTCGATCACCGTGTCGTCGTGGGCAATGATCACTTCTTCATCGCGAATGATCGCGCCAATCGTCGTACCCGGCGGCAGTCCAATGTTTTCGATAGCCTTGCCAATCACCTTGCTCGATTTCGCATCGCCATGGGCGATCGCCTCGATGGCCTCCGCCGCGCCGCGACGCAACGAGTGCACGCTGACGATATCGCCACGCCGTACGTGAGCCAGCAAGGTGCCGATGGTCGCCAGTTGCGGGCTGATGGCGATGTCGATGTCGCCGCCCTGAATCAGATCGACGTAGGCCGGGTTGTTGATGATCGTCATCACCTTCTTCGCGCCCAGGCGCTTGGCCAGTAGCGACGACATGATGTTGGCTTCGTCGTCGTTGGTCAGGGCGAGGAAGATGTCGGCGTCGGCGATGTTCTCCTCCATCAGCAAATCGCGGTCGGAGGCGCTGCCCTGCAGGACCACGGTGCTGTCGAGGGTGTCGGAGAGATGGCGGCAGCGGGCCGGGTTCATCTCGATGATCTTCACCTGATAACGGCTTTCGATGGCCTCGGCCAGACGCTCGCCGATCTGCCCGCCACCGGCGATGACGATGCGCTTGTAGCTTTCGTCGAGGCGGCGCATTTCGCTCATCACTGCGCGAATATTCGCCTTGGCGGCGATGAAAAAGACTTCGTCGTCGGCCTCGATCACCGTATCGCCCTGGGGCAGTATCGGCCGGTCACGTCGGAAAATCGCCGCAACGCGGGTTTCGACGTTCGGCATGTGCTCGCGCAACTGACGCAGTTGCTGACCCACCAGCGGTCCGCCGTAGTAAGCCTTCACTGCGACCAGCTGCGCTTTGCCTTCGGCGAAGTCGATCACTTGAAGCGCGCCCGGATGCTGGATCAGGCGCTTGATGTAGTTGGTGACCACTTGTTCCGGGCTGATCAGCACATCCACCGGAATCGCTTCGTTATCGAACAGCTCGGAGCGCGTCAGGTACGCCGCTTCGCGGACCCGGGCGATTTTCGTCGGGGTGTGGAACAGGGTATGGGCAACCTGACAGGCCACCATGTTGGTTTCGTCACTGTTGGTCACCGCGACCAGCATGTCGGCGTCGTCCGCGCCGGCCTGACGCAGCACCGTCGGTAGCGAGCCGCGGCCCTGCACGGTGCGGATGTCCAGCCGGTCGCCGAGATCGCGCAGGCGTTCGCCGTCGGTGTCGACCACGGTGATGTCGTTGGCCTCGCTGGCCAAGTGTTCCGCCAGCGAACCACCGACCTGCCCTGCTCCGAGGATGATGATTTTCATCCAGTCACTCCCTTAAAAACCGGTTAACCGCGCGCGGCGGCGATCTTGATCAGCTTGGCGTAGTAGAACCCGTCGTGGCCGCCTTCCTGGGCCAGCAACTGGCGACCATGGGGCTGCTTGATCCCGGCCGTTGTGGCGAGGTCCAGCTCACGGGCGCCCGGCGTGCGGGCGAGGAAAGCTTCGATGACTTCGGTGTTCTCGGTCGGCAACGTGGAGCAGGTGGCGTAAAGCAGAATCCCGCCGACCTCCAGAGTTATCCACATGGCATCGAGCAATTCGCCTTGCAGCACCGCCAGCGCGGCGATGTCATCCGGTTGGCGCGTCAGCTTGATGTCCGGGTGACGACGGATCACGCCGGTGGCCGAGCATGGCGCGTCAAGGAGGATGCGCTGGAAGGGTTTGCCGTCCCACCAGGTTGCGGTGTCGCGACCGTCGGCGGCGATCAGTTCGGCGCTCAGGCCCAGGCGTGCGAGGTTTTCCCGTACGCGCACCAGACGTTTGGCTTCCAGGTCTACGGCGACGACGCCGGCCAATGCAGGCTCGGCTTCAAGGATGTGGCACGTTTTGCCGCCCGGTGCGCAGCACGCGTCGAGCACCCGTTGCCCCGGCGCCAGGTCCAGCAGATCAGCGGCCAGTTGCGCCGCTTCGTCCTGCACGCTGATCCAGCCTTCAGCGAAGCCCGGCAGGCTGCGCACATCGGCAGCGGCGTCGAGAATGATGCCGTCCTGGCTGTAGACACATGGCGTGGCGGCGATGCCCGCTTCGGTCAGCAACTGCAAGTAGGCATCGCGAGTGTGATGGCGACGGTTGACCCGCAGAATCATCGGCGGATGCGCGTTGTTCGCCGCGCAAATGGCTTCCCATTGCTCAGGCCAGAAGGCTTTCAGGGATTTTTGCAGCCAGCGCGGGTGCGCCGTGCGCACCACCGGGTCATGTTCCAGTTCGGCCAGCAGCGCTTCGCTTTCACGTTGGGCGCGGCGCAATACGGCGTTCAGCAATGCCTTGGCCCACGGTTTTTTCAGCTTATCGGCACAGCCGACGGTTTCGCCGATGGCGGCATGGGCCGGGACGCGGGTGTAAAGCAGTTGGTAGAGGCCGACGAGCAACAGCGCCTCGACATCGGCGTCCGCAGCCTTGAAGGGTTTCTGCAGCAGCTTGGCCGCCAGCGCCGACAAACGTGGTTGCCAGCGTGCCGTGCCGAAGGCCAGGTCCTGGGTGAAGCCGCGATCACGGTCTTCAACCTTGTCCATTTGTGTCGGCAGCGAACTGTTAAGTGAGGCTTTTCCGTTAAGAACAGCAGCAAGTGCCTTGGCGGCAGCCAGACGTGGATTCATTGAGCGTCCGCCGTTTGACCGAGGACGGTGCCGACGGCAAATTTCTCACGACGGCTGTTGAACAAATCGCTGAAGTTCAGCGCCTTGCCGCCGGGCAATTGCAGGCGGGTCAGGCAAAGGGCCTGCGCACCGCACGCAACGATCAGACCGTCCTTGCTGGCGCTGAGGATTTCCCCTGGAGCGCCCTGCCCTTCAGCGAGATTCGCGGCCAGCACTTTCAGTGCTTCGCCGTTCAGTGTGCTGTGGGTGATCGGCCAGGGATTGAAGGCGCGAACCAGACGTTCGAGCTCAATGGCCGGCCGGTTCCAGTCAATGCGCGCTTCGTCCTTGTTCAATTTGTGAGCGTAAGTGGCGAGTGTGTCATCCTGCACTTCGCCTTCCAGGGTGCCGGCAGCGAGGCCGGCGATGGCTTGTAATACTGCCGGTGGACCGATTTTCGCCAGACGGTCATGAAGGCTGCCGCCAGTGTCTTCAGCACTGATCGGCGTGGTGACTTTCAGCAGCATCGGCCCGGTGTCGAGGCCCAGTTCCATGCGCATCACGGTCACGCCGCTTTCGCTGTCGCCGGCTTCGACGGCACGTTGGATCGGCGCCGCCCCGCGCCAGCGTGGCAGCAATGATGCGTGGCTGTTGATACAACCCAGGCGCGGGATATCCAGCACCACTTGCGGCAGGATCAGGCCATAAGCGACCACCACCAGCAAATCCGGCTTCAGCGCGGCCAGCTCGGCCTGAGCGTCTTCGTTGCGCAGGGTCGGCGGTTGCAGCACCGGGATGTTGTTTTCCAGTGCCAACTGCTTGACCGGGCTTGGCATCAACTTTTGCCCGCGGCCCGCCGGACGGTCCGGTTGGGTGTAGACCGCGGCGATCTCATAAGGGCTGTCGAGCAGGGCCTTGAGGTGTTCGGCGGCGAATTCCGGGGTGCCGGCAAAGACGATGCGCAGTGGCTCAGTCATGGGAACAATCTCTGAAAAGAAAAAGGCTTGCCGCAGCAAGCCTTTGAAAGGAGGGCATCAAGCGTTCTGGCGATGGAGCTTTTCCAGTTTCTTCTTGATTCGGTCGCGTTTGAGGTTCGACAGGTAGTCGACGAACAATTTGCCGTTGAGGTGGTCGCATTCGTGCTGGATGCACACGGCGAGCAGGCCTTCGGCGATCAGTTCGTAAGGCTGGCCGTCGCGGTCCAGGGCCTTGACCTTGACCTTCTGCGGGCGATCGACGTTTTCGTAGAAGCCCGGCACCGAGAGGCAGCCTTCCTGGTATTGCTCCATCTCGTCGGTCAGGGACTCGAACTCGGGGTTGATGAACACCCGCGGTTCGCTGCGGTCTTCGGAGAGGTCCATCACGACGATACGTTTGTGCACGTTGACCTGGGTTGCGGCGAGGCCGATGCCTGGCGCTTCATACATTGTTTCAAACATATCATCGACCAACTGGCGCACTTCGTCGTCCACTACGGCCACAGGTTTGGCGATAGTGCGCAGACGCGAGTCGGGAAATTCGAGGATGTCTAAAATGGCCATAAGCTTGATTGCTGCACGTCTGAGGTAAAGTCGGGTCGATGGCCTGGCAGGTCCGGAGATGCAGGCTACCGTTGTGAAGCGTAGCTCCTTTTTCTTTTTGGCAAGAATCCGGAGCGAGCCACGAGGGCTCTGGCGTTTCACGCGAACGCACATAATAAAGGGATTCACCGCATGAGGAAATCACTACTCGCCTTGCTCCTTCTGGCCTCGGCCGGTTTGGCGCACGGGCAAGTGCAACTCAGGGAAGGTTTTCCACAGCAATACACCGTTGTCACGGGTGACACACTTTGGGACATCTCCGGAAAATACCTCCGTGAGCCGTGGAAATGGCCTGAGCTCTGGCAGGCCAATCCGCAGATCCAGAACCCCAATCTCATCTACCCCGGCGATGTACTGTCGCTGGTCTACGTCAATGGCCAGCCGCGTCTGACGCTCAATCGCGGGGAATCCAGGGGCACTATCAAGCTCTCTCCACGGGTGCGCAGCTCGCCGGTGGCGGATGCCATCCCGAGTATTCCGCTGCAAGCCATCAACAGCTTCCTGCTGAGTAACCGCATCGTCGACAAGGTGGAGGATTTCGACAAGGCGCCTTATATCGTCGCGGGCGATGCCGAACGGGTGCTCAGCGGTACCGGTGACCGGATCTTCGCCCGTGGCCAGTTCGACCCGAGCCAGCCGGTTTACGGCATCTTCCGCCAGGGCAAGGTCTACACCGACCCCGACAGTAAAGAGTTCCTGGGGATCAACGCGGACGACATCGGGGGCGGCGAAATCGTGGCCACTGAGGGCGATGTCGCTACCCTCGCCCTGCAGCGCACGACTCAGGAAGTACGTCTTGGCGACCGTTTGTTCAGCACTGAAGAACGATCCATCAACTCGACCTTCATGCCCAGCGCGCCAACAACCGACATAAACGGGCTGATCATCGACGTGCCGCGCGGGGTTACTCAGATTGGCGCGATGGATGTTGTCACGCTGAACAAGGGGCAGCGTGATGGCCTGGCCGAAGGCAACGTGCTGGTGGTGATGAAAACCGGCGAAACCGTGCGTGACCGGATCACCGGCCAGCCGCTGAAGATTCCTGATGAACGCGCCGGTTTGCTGATGGTTTTCCGTACCTACGACAAGCTCAGCTACGGGCTGGTGCTCAACGCATCGCGCTCGTTGGCGGTGATGGACAAAGTGCGAAATCCGTAAGCAGGCTCCACAAGTTACCAACAGAGTTATCCACAGCTTATTCCCGTTTGAACGGGGCTCATAACGATCAAGGATGATCCATGTCGCTGTCTGCTTTAACACCGGTTTCGCCTGCGGAACTGGAAGCTCGTTTACGCCTGCATCGTTTGCCGGAACTCGGCCCTGCGCGTTTCAAGAAATTGCTTGAAGCCTTTGGCTCGGCGTCCAAAGCCATCAGCGCGCCGGCCAGTGCCTGGCGTGCATTGGGTTTGCCGTTTGCGTGTTCAGAGGCCAGGCGCTCGAGCGAAATTCGCGATGGCGCAAGCCACGCATTGGCCTGGCTAGAGCGTCCGGGCCAGCATTTACTGATGTGGGACCAGCCTGACTACCCGGCATTGCTGGCGGAAATCAGCGACGCACCGCCGCTGTTATTCGTGGCGGGCGATCCGGGGATTCTGGAAAAGCCACAACTGGCGATGGTCGGCAGTCGTCGCGCCTCGCGACCGGGCATGGACACCGCTGCGGCGTTTTCCCGGAGTCTGGCCAGCGCCGGTTTTGTCATCACCAGCGGTCTGGCGCTGGGCATCGATGCCGCCGCGCACCAGGCCGCTCTGGACGTGGGCGGGCGAACGGTCGGTGTACTTGGCACGGGACTTGAAAAGTTTTATCCACAGCGCAATCGGAGACTGGCGGACGCCATGATTGCGTCGGGCAGTGCGGTGCTTTCCGAGTTCCCGCTGGACGCAGGGCCCACCGCCAGCAACTTTCCCCGGCGCAACCGGATCATCAGCGGTTTGTCCCTCGGCGTGCTGGTGGTGGAGGCCAGTGTCGCCAGTGGTTCATTGATCACCGCGCGGCTGGCGGCGGAGCAAGGTCGTGAGGTGTATGCCATTCCGGGGTCGATTCACCATCCCGGTGCCCGTGGCTGTCATCAGCTGATCCGTGACGGTGCGGTATTGGTGGAAACCATCGAGCATATCCTCGAAGGCTTGCGCGGCTGGCAACAGTTGCCGTTGTCCACCGAGACGCCATCGGTGACTCATCCACTGCTGATGCTGTTGCATGCGGCGCCGCAGACCAGTGAAGCGTTGGCAGACAGCAGCGGCTGGACCCTGCCCAAAGTGCTGGCGGCGTTGACGGAGCTGGAAATGGACGGCCGGGCAGTCTGCGAAAGCGGACGCTGGTTTGCGCGGGTGAGCTAGGTTTTACAAGGAAGATCGGTAAACTGCGCAGAGCCTTATTCCGGAGAGTTTTTCATGGTCAATAGTTGGCGTGTGCAACAAGCAGCGCAAGCCATTCGCGCAGGGGCGGTGATTGCCTATCCAACCGAGGCGGTCTGGGGCCTGGGTTGCGACCCGTGGGACGAAGAAGCGGTAGAGCGTCTGCTGATGCTCAAGGGCCGGTCGGTGGAGAAGGGCCTGATTCTGGTCGCCGACAACATTCGCCAGTTCGATTTTCTCTTCGAGGACTTCCCTGAGCTGTGGATGGATCGTATGGCCAGCACCTGGCCCGGGCCGAATACCTGGTTGGTGCCGCATCAGAATATGCTGCCGCAGTGGATTACGGGTGTGCACGAGACGGTGGCGTTGCGGGTCAGCGATCATCCGTTGGTGCGGGATTTGTGCGCGGTGGTCGGGCCACTGGTTTCGACATCCGCTAACCCTCAAGGACGGCCAGCGGCGCGGACGCGGCTTCGCGTGGAGCAGTATTTCCGGGGGCAGATTGATTTCATCCTCGGTGGCAACCTCGGTGGGCGCAAGAATCCGAGCGTGATTCGCGACCTGGCGACCGGTAACGTCATCCGCCCGGATTGAGACCGAGTCATCGTTCATCGCTGGCAAGCCAGCTCCCACAGGATTC
This DNA window, taken from Pseudomonas fluorescens NCIMB 11764, encodes the following:
- the tag gene encoding DNA-3-methyladenine glycosylase I codes for the protein MPRCFWCSEDPLYMAYHDQEWGTPLRDAQGLFELLLLEGFQAGLSWITVLRKRERYREVLFGFDVQRVAQMSDAEIDELMLDPGIIRNRLKLNAARRNAQAWLALEDPVAFLWSFVGGQPVINHFKDRTEVPAVTPVAVEMSKGLKKAGFTFVGPTICYALMQASGMVMDHTRDCDRYATLSIGG
- a CDS encoding lysophospholipid acyltransferase, with protein sequence MDKLKGALLVGALRLFALLPWRAVQAVGSAIGWVMWKTPNRSRDVVRINLAKCFPEMDPAERERLVGQSLKDIGKSLTESACAWIWPAQRSIDLVREVEGLDVLKDALASGKGVVGITSHLGNWEVLNHFYCSQCKPIIFYRPPKLKAVDELLRKQRVQLGNKVAASTKEGILSVIKEVRKGGAVGIPADPEPSESAGIFVPFFATQALTSKFVPNMLAGGKAVGVFLHALRLPDGSGYKVILEAAPEAMYSTDTETSCAAMSKVVERYVRAYPSQYMWSMKRFKKRPPGEERWY
- a CDS encoding PilZ domain-containing protein; this translates as MSEHRKSFRIKISHESFGECLGQTRNLSTTGVYVKHPGLSALPKGAVVYGQVQDLPTGAPRVRMEVVLVDADGIGLRYL
- a CDS encoding tetratricopeptide repeat protein; this encodes MIESLEKMLAKGMDNSLLRFGLGKGYLDLGENTKAAEHFQRCVEFDPKYSAAWKLLGKAHLALAEYPAARQAWEQGLEAARAHGDKQAEKEMTVFLKKLERQAP
- the trkA gene encoding Trk system potassium transporter TrkA — translated: MKIIILGAGQVGGSLAEHLASEANDITVVDTDGERLRDLGDRLDIRTVQGRGSLPTVLRQAGADDADMLVAVTNSDETNMVACQVAHTLFHTPTKIARVREAAYLTRSELFDNEAIPVDVLISPEQVVTNYIKRLIQHPGALQVIDFAEGKAQLVAVKAYYGGPLVGQQLRQLREHMPNVETRVAAIFRRDRPILPQGDTVIEADDEVFFIAAKANIRAVMSEMRRLDESYKRIVIAGGGQIGERLAEAIESRYQVKIIEMNPARCRHLSDTLDSTVVLQGSASDRDLLMEENIADADIFLALTNDDEANIMSSLLAKRLGAKKVMTIINNPAYVDLIQGGDIDIAISPQLATIGTLLAHVRRGDIVSVHSLRRGAAEAIEAIAHGDAKSSKVIGKAIENIGLPPGTTIGAIIRDEEVIIAHDDTVIEAGDHVILFLVDKKHIRDVEKLFHVGLSFF
- the rsmB gene encoding 16S rRNA (cytosine(967)-C(5))-methyltransferase RsmB — encoded protein: MNPRLAAAKALAAVLNGKASLNSSLPTQMDKVEDRDRGFTQDLAFGTARWQPRLSALAAKLLQKPFKAADADVEALLLVGLYQLLYTRVPAHAAIGETVGCADKLKKPWAKALLNAVLRRAQRESEALLAELEHDPVVRTAHPRWLQKSLKAFWPEQWEAICAANNAHPPMILRVNRRHHTRDAYLQLLTEAGIAATPCVYSQDGIILDAAADVRSLPGFAEGWISVQDEAAQLAADLLDLAPGQRVLDACCAPGGKTCHILEAEPALAGVVAVDLEAKRLVRVRENLARLGLSAELIAADGRDTATWWDGKPFQRILLDAPCSATGVIRRHPDIKLTRQPDDIAALAVLQGELLDAMWITLEVGGILLYATCSTLPTENTEVIEAFLARTPGARELDLATTAGIKQPHGRQLLAQEGGHDGFYYAKLIKIAAARG
- the fmt gene encoding methionyl-tRNA formyltransferase; the encoded protein is MTEPLRIVFAGTPEFAAEHLKALLDSPYEIAAVYTQPDRPAGRGQKLMPSPVKQLALENNIPVLQPPTLRNEDAQAELAALKPDLLVVVAYGLILPQVVLDIPRLGCINSHASLLPRWRGAAPIQRAVEAGDSESGVTVMRMELGLDTGPMLLKVTTPISAEDTGGSLHDRLAKIGPPAVLQAIAGLAAGTLEGEVQDDTLATYAHKLNKDEARIDWNRPAIELERLVRAFNPWPITHSTLNGEALKVLAANLAEGQGAPGEILSASKDGLIVACGAQALCLTRLQLPGGKALNFSDLFNSRREKFAVGTVLGQTADAQ
- the def gene encoding peptide deformylase, with amino-acid sequence MAILDILEFPDSRLRTIAKPVAVVDDEVRQLVDDMFETMYEAPGIGLAATQVNVHKRIVVMDLSEDRSEPRVFINPEFESLTDEMEQYQEGCLSVPGFYENVDRPQKVKVKALDRDGQPYELIAEGLLAVCIQHECDHLNGKLFVDYLSNLKRDRIKKKLEKLHRQNA
- a CDS encoding LysM peptidoglycan-binding domain-containing protein: MRKSLLALLLLASAGLAHGQVQLREGFPQQYTVVTGDTLWDISGKYLREPWKWPELWQANPQIQNPNLIYPGDVLSLVYVNGQPRLTLNRGESRGTIKLSPRVRSSPVADAIPSIPLQAINSFLLSNRIVDKVEDFDKAPYIVAGDAERVLSGTGDRIFARGQFDPSQPVYGIFRQGKVYTDPDSKEFLGINADDIGGGEIVATEGDVATLALQRTTQEVRLGDRLFSTEERSINSTFMPSAPTTDINGLIIDVPRGVTQIGAMDVVTLNKGQRDGLAEGNVLVVMKTGETVRDRITGQPLKIPDERAGLLMVFRTYDKLSYGLVLNASRSLAVMDKVRNP
- the dprA gene encoding DNA-processing protein DprA, with protein sequence MSLSALTPVSPAELEARLRLHRLPELGPARFKKLLEAFGSASKAISAPASAWRALGLPFACSEARRSSEIRDGASHALAWLERPGQHLLMWDQPDYPALLAEISDAPPLLFVAGDPGILEKPQLAMVGSRRASRPGMDTAAAFSRSLASAGFVITSGLALGIDAAAHQAALDVGGRTVGVLGTGLEKFYPQRNRRLADAMIASGSAVLSEFPLDAGPTASNFPRRNRIISGLSLGVLVVEASVASGSLITARLAAEQGREVYAIPGSIHHPGARGCHQLIRDGAVLVETIEHILEGLRGWQQLPLSTETPSVTHPLLMLLHAAPQTSEALADSSGWTLPKVLAALTELEMDGRAVCESGRWFARVS
- a CDS encoding L-threonylcarbamoyladenylate synthase, translating into MVNSWRVQQAAQAIRAGAVIAYPTEAVWGLGCDPWDEEAVERLLMLKGRSVEKGLILVADNIRQFDFLFEDFPELWMDRMASTWPGPNTWLVPHQNMLPQWITGVHETVALRVSDHPLVRDLCAVVGPLVSTSANPQGRPAARTRLRVEQYFRGQIDFILGGNLGGRKNPSVIRDLATGNVIRPD